The following are from one region of the Denitrobacterium detoxificans genome:
- a CDS encoding helix-turn-helix domain-containing protein → MKKAAPNELHPRIWTRKRKSEFGRCSFVLKRYSLETRARAVELIDRGYGKGSLSTALAIPISIAEKWTHTYRAVGKEAFLGMGSKHRRYDYETKLAAARDFVDLGMTRQEVMSKHGIANLTQLKNWAKAYREGGPEALRPKPKGRPRKDGGDPPEPRSREQELEAENRRLRAEVAYLKKLRALEAAKRAPGRNAR, encoded by the coding sequence ATGAAAAAGGCCGCTCCGAATGAACTGCACCCCCGAATTTGGACTAGGAAAAGAAAGTCCGAGTTCGGGAGGTGCAGTTTCGTTTTGAAGAGATACAGCCTGGAGACGAGAGCAAGGGCGGTCGAGCTCATCGACCGAGGATATGGCAAGGGGTCGCTCTCGACAGCGCTTGCCATACCGATAAGCATTGCGGAAAAATGGACCCACACGTACAGGGCGGTAGGCAAGGAGGCGTTTCTGGGCATGGGGTCCAAGCACAGGCGTTACGACTACGAGACGAAGCTCGCCGCCGCGCGCGACTTCGTCGACCTCGGCATGACCAGGCAGGAGGTCATGTCCAAGCACGGAATCGCGAACCTGACGCAGCTGAAGAATTGGGCGAAGGCCTACCGCGAGGGCGGTCCGGAGGCCCTGAGGCCCAAGCCGAAGGGGCGGCCGCGGAAAGACGGGGGTGACCCTCCGGAACCAAGGAGCCGCGAACAGGAGCTGGAGGCGGAGAACCGCAGGCTAAGGGCCGAGGTGGCGTACCTAAAAAAACTGCGTGCCCTGGAAGCGGCAAAGCGAGCGCCTGGGAGAAATGCCAGGTGA
- the purN gene encoding phosphoribosylglycinamide formyltransferase, with protein sequence MAEPLKIGVLISGSGTNLQAIIDEIAAGRLNVQVVKVISSRPDAYGLKRAAEAGIPTVSLNRDVYADRAVADSLIVSEFRNAGAEYVVMAGYMRMLGPIVLDAFPDRVLNLHPALLPSFKGAHAIQDAFDAGVKVTGVTVHFANAEYDKGPIIAQRAVPVREDDTVDTLEERIHEVEHELYPWVLAHLAAGDITVAEDRKVHIANA encoded by the coding sequence ATGGCCGAGCCCCTGAAGATTGGCGTTCTCATTAGCGGAAGCGGCACGAATCTGCAGGCGATCATCGACGAGATTGCCGCTGGCCGCCTGAACGTGCAGGTCGTGAAGGTTATTTCCTCGCGTCCCGATGCGTATGGCCTGAAGCGTGCCGCCGAGGCCGGCATTCCCACGGTGTCGCTGAATCGCGATGTGTACGCCGACCGTGCTGTCGCCGATTCGCTCATCGTTTCGGAATTCCGCAACGCAGGGGCCGAATACGTGGTCATGGCTGGCTACATGCGTATGCTTGGCCCCATCGTGCTCGACGCGTTCCCCGACCGCGTGCTGAACCTGCATCCCGCATTGCTGCCCAGCTTCAAGGGCGCGCATGCCATCCAGGATGCGTTCGACGCGGGCGTGAAGGTTACGGGCGTTACGGTTCATTTCGCGAATGCGGAATACGACAAGGGCCCCATCATCGCTCAGCGCGCCGTTCCCGTGCGTGAAGACGATACGGTCGACACTTTGGAAGAGCGCATTCACGAAGTGGAGCATGAGCTGTATCCCTGGGTGCTTGCGCATCTGGCCGCAGGCGATATTACGGTTGCCGAAGACCGTAAGGTGCATATCGCGAACGCGTAG
- a CDS encoding XdhC family protein: MREEALLQIIKALQAGRVPQLGVEDFPCFGAQATQGNPHIAPQTAQDIAQGLTAADIPTFERALAAMREGELAWLGFKVVYDGAAAQANTDNNVTKKYGELGSATAQGGVFFCSDAKEIVASWEYSPRDTFQMKDVTRGPSMHTEQFEGLTWCSVPLFGSVRVWLLGASDVASEVAALADHVGFQVTVVDDDAAYLNEERFPLAERILVGDFSELDGIDAAPTDYVCVLTRGHMHDPEGCLWATRHNAHYVGMMGCAGKNNTVYELCVQNGMTDAQWESVKRPIGLKFGAKTPAELAIAIVAELVDVRYRERYSEEARNKHEASLGR; this comes from the coding sequence ATGCGTGAAGAGGCGTTGCTGCAGATTATCAAAGCGTTGCAAGCGGGCAGGGTGCCGCAGCTTGGCGTGGAGGATTTCCCGTGCTTTGGCGCGCAGGCTACTCAGGGCAATCCGCACATTGCGCCGCAAACTGCCCAGGACATTGCCCAGGGGCTTACCGCGGCCGACATCCCCACGTTCGAGCGCGCGCTTGCCGCCATGCGTGAGGGCGAGCTTGCCTGGCTTGGCTTCAAGGTGGTCTACGACGGCGCTGCTGCTCAGGCGAATACCGACAACAACGTGACGAAGAAGTACGGCGAGCTGGGCTCTGCCACGGCGCAGGGCGGCGTATTCTTCTGCAGCGATGCGAAGGAGATTGTGGCTTCGTGGGAATACTCCCCGCGCGATACCTTCCAGATGAAGGACGTCACGCGTGGCCCTTCCATGCATACCGAGCAGTTCGAGGGGCTTACCTGGTGTTCCGTGCCTCTTTTTGGCAGCGTCCGCGTGTGGCTGCTGGGTGCCAGTGACGTGGCCTCTGAAGTGGCTGCGCTTGCCGACCATGTGGGTTTCCAGGTTACGGTCGTCGACGACGATGCCGCTTACCTGAACGAGGAGCGTTTTCCGCTTGCCGAGCGCATCCTGGTTGGCGACTTCAGCGAGCTCGATGGCATCGATGCTGCGCCCACCGATTACGTGTGCGTGCTCACGCGCGGCCATATGCATGACCCCGAGGGCTGTCTGTGGGCTACGCGCCACAATGCGCACTATGTGGGCATGATGGGCTGTGCTGGCAAGAACAACACCGTGTATGAGCTGTGCGTTCAGAACGGCATGACCGATGCCCAGTGGGAGAGCGTCAAGCGCCCCATCGGCCTGAAATTCGGTGCGAAGACCCCGGCCGAGCTGGCCATCGCCATCGTGGCAGAGCTCGTGGACGTGCGCTATCGCGAGCGCTACAGCGAAGAGGCACGCAATAAGCACGAGGCGAGCCTGGGCCGCTAG
- a CDS encoding IS3 family transposase, whose product MIRELSGQGHALADLLAVSGVPASTYHYNKSKPAKAPTRPELWGKAIEIFSRSPNGCGHRQIAMCLRAEEGATIADKTVLKMMHEIGISCGIRRETDYHKYNSYKGVVGKTFENVLGRDFEADGPWQKLGTDVTEFKQEWGKAYFAPVYDFGSKEIAAWSISQHPDMSQQKEMLDMLIPKIPDGAHPVMQSDMGWQYQHIGYCGRLEEAGIVQSMSRKGNCIDNGATEQVFGHLKDEFFRGRKFPDFETFKRELEGYIEYWNTQRRQVKLKGLTPEEFRSQSQAA is encoded by the coding sequence GTGATCAGGGAGCTTTCGGGGCAGGGGCACGCGCTTGCGGACCTACTGGCCGTGTCGGGCGTTCCAGCATCGACTTACCACTACAACAAGTCGAAGCCGGCCAAGGCGCCGACCAGGCCGGAGCTTTGGGGCAAGGCGATCGAGATCTTCTCGCGCTCGCCAAACGGCTGCGGCCATCGCCAGATAGCCATGTGCCTGCGCGCCGAGGAAGGGGCGACGATCGCCGACAAGACCGTGCTCAAGATGATGCACGAGATAGGAATAAGCTGCGGCATACGCCGGGAGACGGACTACCACAAGTACAATTCCTACAAGGGCGTGGTCGGCAAGACCTTCGAGAACGTGCTGGGGCGCGACTTCGAGGCAGATGGGCCGTGGCAGAAGCTTGGCACCGACGTCACCGAGTTCAAGCAGGAATGGGGCAAGGCGTACTTCGCGCCCGTCTACGACTTCGGCAGCAAGGAGATCGCGGCGTGGTCCATATCCCAGCACCCGGACATGTCGCAGCAGAAGGAGATGCTCGACATGCTCATCCCGAAGATTCCGGACGGTGCTCACCCGGTCATGCAGTCGGACATGGGCTGGCAGTACCAGCACATAGGGTATTGCGGAAGGCTCGAGGAGGCAGGCATCGTGCAGAGCATGTCACGTAAGGGCAACTGCATCGACAACGGCGCGACCGAGCAGGTGTTCGGCCATTTGAAAGACGAGTTCTTCCGAGGCAGAAAGTTCCCCGACTTCGAGACGTTCAAGAGGGAGCTTGAGGGATACATCGAGTACTGGAACACGCAGAGGAGGCAAGTTAAACTAAAGGGACTGACCCCGGAGGAGTTCCGGAGCCAGTCCCAAGCCGCCTAG